Proteins encoded in a region of the Candidatus Nitrosomarinus catalina genome:
- a CDS encoding Rieske (2Fe-2S) protein, which translates to MGKIIAGKTSDIPPGKMIKVSIDGRDILVANIDGKYFATDDSCTHSGSSLSEGKLDGCVITCGWHAAEFDCKDGKFLKFPMKLRDLTSYSVVVESDSVFVEL; encoded by the coding sequence ATGGGAAAAATAATTGCAGGAAAGACATCAGACATACCTCCTGGAAAAATGATAAAAGTTTCAATAGATGGTAGAGACATCTTAGTAGCAAATATCGATGGCAAATATTTTGCTACAGATGATTCATGTACTCATTCAGGTTCTAGTTTATCAGAAGGAAAATTAGACGGATGTGTAATTACGTGTGGATGGCATGCAGCAGAATTTGATTGTAAAGATGGTAAATTTTTAAAATTTCCAATGAAATTAAGAGATTTGACATCATATAGTGTAGTAGTCGAATCTGATAGTGTATTTGTAGAGCTATAA
- a CDS encoding SAM-dependent methyltransferase: MKFEEYLDTLPKNVLSGEDVQLPEKTFREIFKFAALGKEDTFYHLGCHDEKGIEIANKEFNVKKAIGIDNNPEKIKNGKNNINEKKIDVELIYQNIQETDLSDATVILFWFTDEEIINEMTQKFKELKPETKIITIWGPLPNYLPDKVNFPYIINKIPFEKAKNLQEQLLAVFGVKCIDFVTAWEFAERYTKSMSGSEIKNDRFLTILQTLIIWINAKELGVTCTEEIPESIRTYIGIMKMHFDIDFEYLLK; the protein is encoded by the coding sequence TTGAAGTTTGAAGAATATTTAGACACACTTCCAAAAAATGTTCTTAGTGGAGAAGATGTTCAATTACCTGAAAAAACATTCAGAGAAATTTTCAAATTTGCTGCACTGGGAAAAGAAGATACATTTTACCACCTAGGTTGTCATGATGAAAAAGGAATAGAAATAGCAAATAAAGAATTCAATGTTAAAAAAGCAATAGGTATCGACAATAATCCTGAAAAAATCAAAAATGGAAAAAATAACATTAATGAAAAAAAGATTGATGTAGAATTAATTTATCAAAACATACAAGAAACAGATTTGTCAGATGCAACTGTAATATTATTTTGGTTTACAGATGAAGAAATAATTAATGAGATGACCCAAAAATTTAAAGAATTAAAACCAGAAACAAAAATAATTACAATCTGGGGACCACTACCAAATTATCTTCCTGACAAAGTAAATTTTCCATATATAATAAATAAAATACCATTTGAAAAAGCAAAAAATTTGCAGGAGCAATTATTAGCAGTTTTTGGAGTTAAGTGTATAGATTTTGTAACAGCATGGGAATTTGCAGAAAGATACACTAAATCCATGTCAGGTTCAGAAATAAAAAACGATAGATTTCTTACAATTCTTCAAACACTGATTATTTGGATTAATGCTAAAGAGTTAGGTGTAACATGTACTGAAGAAATACCAGAATCAATTAGAACGTATATTGGAATAATGAAAATGCATTTTGATATTGATTTTGAGTATTTACTAAAATAA
- a CDS encoding fumarylacetoacetate hydrolase family protein, with amino-acid sequence MRIVRVTDGTNETYGFVKDDKIAIKSEITELTGVPIPINVKDFLFDGWYEEIKNKTNELEYREDISKYKLLAPIPNPNKIICLAFNYVDHAKEQGLQPPDDPALVIKPRTALNHTKSDIVCPDFVTQLDYEIELAVIIRKDCKNVSIENASEMIFGYMIFNDVSARDIQNKDKQFTRGKGFDSFAPCGPWITTADEIQNPQNLKMVTKVNGEIRQNSSTSNMFIKIPEIISKITKVMTLQKGDIISTGTPAGVMLNKPNAVYLKDGDQIEMEIEGLGTLNNTIKVIKSN; translated from the coding sequence ATGAGAATAGTTAGAGTAACAGACGGGACTAATGAGACATATGGTTTTGTTAAAGACGATAAAATAGCAATTAAAAGTGAAATTACAGAATTAACAGGCGTACCAATTCCCATTAATGTAAAAGATTTCTTGTTTGATGGGTGGTATGAGGAAATTAAGAATAAAACTAATGAATTAGAATATAGAGAAGATATTTCAAAATACAAATTATTAGCACCGATTCCAAATCCAAATAAAATAATCTGCTTAGCATTCAATTATGTGGATCATGCAAAAGAACAAGGATTACAACCACCTGATGATCCAGCATTAGTAATAAAACCTAGAACAGCGTTAAATCATACAAAATCAGACATTGTTTGTCCAGACTTTGTTACTCAACTAGATTATGAAATAGAATTAGCAGTAATTATTAGAAAAGATTGTAAAAATGTCAGTATTGAAAATGCTTCAGAAATGATCTTTGGTTATATGATTTTCAATGATGTTTCAGCAAGAGATATTCAAAATAAAGATAAACAATTTACAAGAGGAAAAGGATTTGATTCGTTTGCACCATGTGGACCATGGATAACAACAGCTGATGAAATACAAAATCCACAAAATCTAAAGATGGTTACGAAAGTCAATGGGGAGATTAGACAAAATTCCTCAACAAGTAATATGTTTATTAAAATTCCAGAAATAATTTCAAAAATTACTAAAGTAATGACATTGCAAAAAGGGGACATAATTTCAACAGGTACGCCTGCAGGCGTAATGCTAAACAAACCAAATGCAGTATACCTAAAAGATGGGGATCAAATTGAAATGGAAATTGAAGGTTTAGGAACACTAAACAATACGATTAAAGTCATTAAATCAAATTAA
- a CDS encoding UPF0147 family protein has protein sequence MADETQNKQAMKEAIDTLNLIISTNSTPKTIKKSITDLVTDLVKEEYSLSVRAANTISLLDDVTQDPNMPSYVRTQLWQAVSKLESIRE, from the coding sequence ATGGCAGACGAAACTCAAAATAAACAGGCAATGAAAGAGGCTATCGATACATTAAACCTAATAATTTCAACAAATTCAACTCCAAAAACAATAAAGAAGTCAATTACTGATCTTGTTACAGATTTAGTTAAAGAAGAATATTCATTATCAGTTAGAGCTGCAAATACAATCAGTCTATTAGATGATGTTACACAAGATCCAAACATGCCATCGTATGTAAGGACTCAATTATGGCAAGCCGTATCAAAATTAGAAAGCATAAGAGAATAA
- a CDS encoding GNAT family N-acetyltransferase: MQIREANISDKSSVLKFCKNTFSWGDYIEKVWSSWIDEGNLFLFEKKSPVGICHAFYSENQIWIEGIRIDPKHRREMIASKLVTYAESIGKKHQKLFSYMLIDTENKNSISMATSLNYDTLETWNYYSLNPKKNSNFKIEFEKSVGSEIFTFYVDSWRWIKTTKQILTDLSSQNKIIQSNLNGKKTTAIIGNYKHIDNTLIVTLSSGSFDTLSNVLFYLQNFAFENNYERIQILTNKKLEFFDALDYKISFYLMKKSLH; this comes from the coding sequence ATGCAAATTAGAGAAGCAAATATTTCTGATAAAAGTTCTGTATTAAAATTTTGTAAAAATACATTTTCTTGGGGTGATTATATCGAAAAAGTTTGGTCCTCTTGGATTGATGAAGGAAATTTATTTTTATTTGAAAAAAAATCTCCAGTTGGAATATGCCATGCATTTTATTCTGAAAATCAGATATGGATAGAGGGTATTCGTATAGATCCCAAACATCGCAGAGAAATGATTGCATCCAAACTTGTAACTTATGCAGAATCAATTGGGAAAAAACATCAAAAATTATTTTCTTACATGTTGATAGATACTGAAAATAAAAATTCAATTTCTATGGCTACTTCATTAAATTATGATACTCTTGAAACATGGAATTATTATTCATTAAACCCTAAAAAAAATTCAAATTTTAAAATTGAATTTGAAAAATCTGTAGGTAGTGAAATTTTTACTTTCTATGTGGATTCATGGAGATGGATTAAAACTACTAAACAAATTTTGACTGATCTATCTTCTCAAAATAAAATTATTCAATCTAATCTAAATGGAAAAAAAACTACTGCAATAATTGGAAATTACAAACATATTGATAATACGCTAATTGTTACACTATCTTCAGGCTCATTTGATACTTTATCTAATGTTTTGTTTTATCTACAAAATTTTGCATTTGAAAATAATTATGAACGAATTCAAATTTTGACTAATAAAAAATTAGAATTTTTTGATGCTTTAGACTACAAAATATCGTTTTATTTAATGAAAAAATCTTTACATTAA